A genomic segment from Lycium ferocissimum isolate CSIRO_LF1 unplaced genomic scaffold, AGI_CSIRO_Lferr_CH_V1 ctg12178, whole genome shotgun sequence encodes:
- the LOC132041885 gene encoding uncharacterized protein LOC132041885 produces the protein MAPYEDLYRRSCQSPIDWFEPTEVELLGVMHFGRKSKLSPRYISPYETTKKVGKVAYELRLPAEMSMVHPVFHISMLRWYKPDHSHVLHHEDIEIDEDLPYEEEPVQILDHQVRRLRTKDAASVKVLWRNHNTKEATWVVEEDMKKRYPHLFPMSRV, from the exons atggctccttatgaggatCTTTACAGGAGGAGCTGTCAGTCTCCAATTGATTGGTTTGAACCAACGGAAGTAGAGTTATTG GGGGTGATGCATTTTGGCAGAAAgagcaagcttagtcctcgctaTATTAGTCCTTACGAGACTACAAAAAAGGTAGGGAAGGTAGCTTACGAGTTGAGATTACCGGCTGAGATGTCCATGGTTCATCCggtgtttcacatttcgatgttgAGATGGTACAAACCTGATCATTCCCATGTGTTGCACCATGAAGATATTGAAATTGATGAAGATCTGCcttatgaagaagaaccagttCAGATTTTAGATCATCAAGTTAGAAGGTTAAGAACAAAGGATGCAGCGTCAGTTAAAGTGTTATGGCGAAACCATAATACTAAGGAAGCTACTTGGGTGGTagaggaggacatgaagaaaagatatcctcacttgttccctatgtCGAGGGTATGA